Proteins from one Mycolicibacter virginiensis genomic window:
- a CDS encoding fatty acyl-AMP ligase, translated as MPQDSPATARTLVELLRQQADRYRDKVAFVFAPDGLEEQSRLTYAELDRSARAIAAGLQQQGATGRRVLVVCRPGLDSVAAYFGCLYAGAVAVPVQDRLGRLTLIAPDARAGFALADSATQDTLRARVDGLTKRPLRWLTPDDPGADPESWKPPEIGADTTAMLQYTSGSTRAPKGVVLTHSNLLANLVAIHEAWGGDDQKVAVCWLPQHHDMGLIGGILQSVYVGGNTVLMSPAGFITRPMRWLEAMSRYRATIATAPNFAYQLCVERSTAEERAALDLSQWSTAMNGAEPVQASTLRAFAEAFAPAGFRPEAFLPVYGLAEATLLVSGGSDATAPVIRCIDRNALGEGQVVEITDAADDDPGVVELVGCGRPRGGQQIVIADPETRRRRDDEQVGEIWVSGPCVAHGYRGKPEDTEQTFGAYLADSGEGPFLRTGDLGFLRAGEVFIAGRCKDLIILRGNNYYPNDIEKTVQGSHPALLSGRGAAFSVTPQPGASEQLVVVQEIGSSGDAAAFTGVLKAINAAIARYHGVGAHAVVLVEPGTIPTTSSGKIQRQAARQKFLDGGFTAVAQWRAAPGSGGGPAQPQAAAQTAAAAQRAVALQYWKARQG; from the coding sequence ATGCCACAGGACAGCCCAGCCACCGCGCGCACCCTGGTGGAACTGCTACGTCAGCAGGCCGACCGCTACCGGGACAAGGTCGCGTTCGTGTTCGCCCCGGATGGCCTGGAGGAACAGAGTCGGCTGACCTACGCCGAGCTCGACCGCAGCGCGCGGGCGATCGCGGCGGGTCTGCAACAACAGGGAGCGACGGGACGTCGTGTGCTTGTTGTCTGCCGGCCGGGTCTCGACAGTGTCGCGGCCTACTTCGGCTGCCTGTATGCCGGGGCTGTTGCCGTGCCCGTGCAGGATCGGCTCGGGAGGTTGACGCTGATCGCCCCCGATGCGCGCGCCGGTTTCGCCCTGGCGGACTCCGCCACGCAGGACACGCTCAGGGCCAGGGTCGACGGTTTGACCAAACGGCCGCTGCGATGGCTGACGCCAGACGACCCCGGCGCAGACCCGGAGAGCTGGAAGCCCCCGGAGATCGGCGCCGACACCACAGCGATGCTGCAGTACACCTCGGGATCCACCAGGGCGCCCAAAGGTGTCGTCCTGACGCACAGCAACCTACTGGCGAACCTGGTCGCGATCCACGAGGCGTGGGGCGGCGACGACCAGAAGGTCGCGGTCTGCTGGCTGCCCCAGCACCACGACATGGGCTTGATCGGCGGCATCCTGCAGAGCGTGTACGTCGGCGGCAACACGGTGCTGATGTCACCGGCCGGCTTCATCACCCGCCCGATGCGCTGGCTGGAGGCCATGTCCCGGTACCGCGCCACCATCGCCACCGCACCGAATTTCGCCTACCAGCTCTGCGTCGAGCGCAGCACCGCCGAGGAGCGCGCGGCGCTCGACCTGTCGCAGTGGTCAACCGCGATGAACGGCGCCGAGCCGGTACAGGCCAGCACCCTGCGTGCCTTCGCCGAGGCTTTCGCGCCCGCCGGATTCCGGCCGGAGGCGTTCCTTCCGGTGTACGGCCTGGCCGAAGCCACCTTGTTGGTCTCGGGCGGATCGGACGCCACCGCACCGGTGATCCGCTGCATCGACCGCAACGCGCTTGGCGAAGGTCAGGTCGTCGAGATCACCGACGCCGCCGACGATGATCCCGGCGTCGTGGAGCTGGTCGGGTGCGGCCGACCCCGCGGCGGTCAGCAGATCGTGATCGCCGACCCGGAGACTCGCCGGCGCCGCGACGACGAGCAGGTTGGCGAGATCTGGGTCTCCGGTCCGTGCGTCGCCCACGGCTACCGCGGCAAGCCAGAGGACACCGAGCAGACGTTCGGCGCCTACCTGGCCGACTCCGGCGAAGGGCCCTTCCTGCGTACTGGCGATCTGGGATTCCTGCGAGCGGGCGAGGTGTTCATCGCCGGCCGCTGCAAGGACCTGATCATTCTCCGCGGCAACAACTACTACCCCAACGACATCGAAAAGACGGTGCAGGGCAGTCATCCCGCGCTGCTGTCCGGTCGCGGTGCGGCCTTCTCGGTGACGCCGCAACCGGGCGCCAGCGAACAGCTCGTGGTGGTACAAGAGATCGGATCCTCCGGTGACGCTGCGGCCTTCACCGGCGTGCTGAAGGCGATCAACGCGGCTATCGCCCGCTACCACGGCGTCGGGGCCCATGCCGTGGTTCTGGTGGAGCCGGGCACCATCCCGACCACCTCCAGCGGCAAGATCCAACGACAGGCCGCCCGGCAGAAGTTCCTCGACGGAGGGTTCACCGCGGTGGCCCAATGGCGCGCAGCGCCGGGCTCCGGCGGCGGTCCCGCGCAGCCCCAGGCGGCGGCCCAGACCGCCGCGGCGGCGCAGCGAGCGGTGGCGCTCCAGTACTGGAAGGCACGGCAGGGCTGA